One genomic region from Cardiobacteriaceae bacterium TAE3-ERU3 encodes:
- a CDS encoding MFS transporter — translation MSKQEGIAFKAALLGISIFLLSHLAIAPAIPKLYQLYQQQNPDIGLASVESLVTMPAAMITLFVLLSDGVARRLGKKRTVLLGLGLTLMAGVAPFFLTDFVWVMVSRVLLGIGIGLYNALSISLLSDFYHGQQRSNMIGLRTSFLNIGKALTTFIAGYALIYGAEYTFLVYVLVVPVWILFVLYVPEPQLLQHQQQNRQAMWGKNTFGICLLTFLVGVCYIGATVKIPTLLVSYHGLGDDDSRNMLTVLAISGTLLGFVFGQIFSRLQGWMLSLMLLIMALGNVLFASTSSVALLYLGSIFIGLAFVGTMSSIFCLITQQFAAQKVLFVTSMALAAGNIGALAAPAVLTKLPELLGFDHLVMPFYITTAILLVSMVANILLAKPWLGLRSAYN, via the coding sequence GTGAGTAAGCAAGAGGGTATTGCGTTTAAAGCCGCGTTGCTTGGTATCTCCATCTTTCTACTATCGCACCTTGCGATTGCGCCCGCGATCCCCAAGTTGTATCAACTTTATCAGCAGCAGAATCCAGATATTGGCTTGGCTTCGGTCGAAAGCCTCGTCACCATGCCCGCTGCAATGATTACTTTGTTTGTCCTACTCAGCGATGGGGTGGCCCGAAGGTTGGGTAAAAAGCGTACCGTGTTACTTGGTTTGGGCTTAACATTGATGGCTGGCGTTGCGCCATTTTTCTTGACGGATTTTGTGTGGGTAATGGTCAGCCGCGTATTGCTCGGTATTGGCATTGGCTTGTATAACGCGCTGTCGATCAGTTTGCTCAGTGATTTTTACCACGGTCAGCAACGCAGCAACATGATCGGACTGCGTACATCGTTCCTTAATATCGGCAAAGCTCTGACGACCTTTATTGCCGGTTATGCACTGATTTATGGCGCTGAATATACGTTTCTTGTTTATGTGTTGGTTGTGCCGGTGTGGATATTGTTCGTGCTGTATGTACCTGAACCACAATTATTACAGCACCAGCAGCAGAATCGCCAAGCGATGTGGGGTAAGAATACCTTTGGAATTTGCCTGCTGACTTTTCTCGTCGGCGTCTGCTATATCGGTGCAACGGTGAAAATACCGACATTGCTCGTCAGCTATCACGGCTTGGGCGATGATGATAGCCGCAATATGCTCACCGTCCTGGCTATTAGTGGCACATTGCTCGGCTTTGTTTTTGGTCAAATATTTAGCCGTTTACAGGGTTGGATGTTGTCGTTAATGCTTTTGATCATGGCATTGGGCAATGTGCTATTTGCATCAACTTCAAGCGTAGCGCTGCTTTATCTTGGCTCAATATTCATCGGTCTTGCTTTTGTTGGCACGATGTCGAGTATTTTTTGCTTGATTACGCAGCAGTTTGCGGCTCAAAAAGTTTTATTCGTGACCAGTATGGCGCTGGCCGCGGGCAATATCGGCGCACTTGCCGCACCAGCTGTATTAACCAAATTGCCTGAACTGTTAGGGTTTGATCATTTGGTTATGCCGTTTTATATCACCACAGCCATTTTGCTTGTCAGTATGGTTGCCAATATTTTGTTGGCTAAGCCGTGGTTGGGCTTAAGGTCTGCGTACAATTGA
- a CDS encoding LysE family transporter — MDKNTALYLSQFAMLTVAHILAVMSPGPDFAVIVNQSVRHGQRIGIITALGIGCGLSLHVIYTLFGIGILLVTHDWAMTIAKLIGAAYLLWMGIGLLRAQPAASPLHDPNIVMPDTPSARKAFLRGFLTNATNPKVTLFFLAIFTTIVSAETPLTIQALYGLWLCFSTALWFTFVAVMLSRPAVRKAFLRLGHWFERIMGGVLILFAIRLLWDEVDS; from the coding sequence ATGGATAAAAATACCGCTCTCTACCTCTCGCAATTTGCCATGCTCACTGTGGCACACATACTTGCCGTGATGTCTCCCGGGCCGGATTTTGCGGTTATCGTCAACCAAAGCGTGCGCCACGGGCAACGCATTGGCATTATCACTGCACTCGGCATCGGCTGCGGTCTTTCTCTGCATGTGATTTATACCCTGTTCGGTATTGGTATCTTGCTCGTCACCCACGACTGGGCGATGACCATAGCCAAGCTTATCGGCGCTGCTTATTTATTGTGGATGGGGATAGGATTATTGCGCGCACAACCAGCCGCATCTCCCTTACACGACCCCAACATCGTTATGCCTGATACCCCAAGCGCACGCAAAGCCTTTTTGCGTGGATTTTTGACCAATGCCACAAACCCCAAGGTCACCCTGTTCTTCCTCGCAATTTTTACCACTATCGTTTCTGCAGAAACACCACTCACCATACAGGCTCTTTATGGGCTATGGTTATGCTTTAGTACCGCACTGTGGTTTACCTTCGTCGCAGTAATGCTATCGCGCCCGGCTGTACGTAAGGCTTTTTTACGCCTTGGCCATTGGTTTGAGCGCATCATGGGTGGCGTATTGATTTTATTCGCGATACGTTTGCTGTGGGATGAAGTCGATTCATGA
- the sppA gene encoding signal peptide peptidase SppA encodes MTYDEERALAQVANEAIIELRRRRRWKIFFRLVWLLIVLAIVARAVVGSKEEKAYPSNSEHVAVVEVDGVIAPGMPASAEDLNEALTDAFENTHSKAVILAINSPGGSPVQSGQVYRTIDRLKKKHDKKVYAVISDVGASGAYFIAAAADEIYADPASIVGSIGVISQSVGVEGLMDKLGIQGRTFKAGKYKDFLNPTKPLEGFEVAHMDSVLADVHQQFIDAVKAGRGDRLVDPKANNLFTGLFWSGQQAKQLGLVDGLASTRELVDELYGSDMETVLYSPALSPWQQLSRDLKSEVTQQVNTLFGTHQQVSAVLAK; translated from the coding sequence ATGACTTATGATGAAGAACGCGCATTGGCGCAGGTTGCCAATGAAGCGATTATTGAATTACGCCGGCGCAGACGGTGGAAGATTTTTTTCCGCTTGGTGTGGCTGCTGATTGTGCTCGCTATTGTTGCCCGCGCAGTTGTAGGTAGTAAAGAAGAAAAAGCTTATCCGAGCAACTCAGAGCATGTTGCTGTGGTTGAAGTTGATGGCGTTATTGCTCCGGGTATGCCAGCGAGTGCTGAGGATCTTAACGAAGCACTGACCGATGCTTTTGAAAATACGCACTCTAAAGCGGTGATTTTGGCAATTAACTCCCCGGGTGGTTCACCGGTGCAGTCCGGGCAAGTGTATCGCACGATTGATCGGCTGAAGAAAAAGCACGATAAAAAAGTCTATGCGGTGATTAGTGACGTGGGTGCGTCCGGTGCATATTTTATTGCCGCTGCAGCGGATGAAATTTACGCAGATCCGGCGAGTATTGTCGGTTCAATCGGCGTGATTTCGCAATCAGTTGGGGTTGAAGGATTGATGGACAAGCTCGGCATTCAGGGGCGTACGTTCAAAGCGGGTAAATATAAAGATTTTCTTAATCCTACCAAGCCTTTGGAAGGGTTCGAAGTTGCGCACATGGATAGCGTACTAGCTGACGTACATCAGCAGTTTATCGATGCGGTGAAAGCAGGGCGTGGTGATCGTTTGGTCGACCCCAAAGCCAATAACTTGTTTACCGGTCTATTCTGGAGTGGGCAGCAAGCTAAGCAGTTAGGGTTGGTCGACGGATTGGCGTCCACTCGTGAATTGGTCGATGAGCTTTATGGCAGTGATATGGAAACGGTGCTCTATTCTCCTGCTTTGTCGCCTTGGCAGCAGTTGTCGCGTGACTTGAAGAGTGAAGTCACGCAACAGGTCAATACGCTATTTGGCACACACCAACAGGTCAGCGCCGTACTCGCTAAATAA
- a CDS encoding Maf family nucleotide pyrophosphatase, whose amino-acid sequence MQIILASTSIYRRQCLDTLRLDFTTAKPEVDETTQQGETAAQLVARLAEAKAQAVAADENTFVIGSDQVATLDGDILGKPHSEANAIAQLQRFSGKRVRFLTGLCLRHGDTCKTIVEPFDVVFRDLDDATIRRYIALEQPLNCAGSFKSEGLGILLFSALEGRDPNALIGLPLIALNELFSEYGADLLVCAK is encoded by the coding sequence ATGCAGATTATTCTTGCATCCACTTCAATCTATCGTCGCCAATGCCTGGATACATTGCGGCTGGATTTTACCACGGCAAAGCCCGAGGTAGATGAAACTACGCAGCAAGGTGAAACGGCAGCACAATTGGTCGCACGGCTGGCCGAAGCCAAAGCACAAGCTGTAGCGGCCGATGAGAATACCTTTGTGATTGGCTCGGACCAAGTTGCCACACTTGATGGCGACATTCTTGGTAAGCCACACAGCGAAGCCAATGCCATCGCGCAATTACAGCGCTTTAGCGGCAAGCGTGTGCGCTTTCTTACTGGTCTATGCCTACGCCACGGCGATACCTGCAAAACAATCGTCGAGCCATTTGACGTCGTATTTCGTGACCTCGATGACGCAACTATCCGCCGCTATATTGCCCTTGAGCAGCCACTCAACTGCGCTGGCAGTTTCAAATCCGAAGGGCTTGGCATTCTACTATTCAGTGCATTGGAAGGCCGAGACCCCAACGCACTGATTGGTTTACCGCTGATCGCACTCAATGAATTATTTAGCGAGTACGGCGCTGACCTGTTGGTGTGTGCCAAATAG
- a CDS encoding DMT family transporter, which produces MLLLITGCVLFGLGSLIVAFVDVGAYAIAFWRLAIAAGVFGIIAVQQRAAMPTSRIAMLFAALSGIFLALDLALWHESIHAIGPGISTLLNSLQIFFLAGIGIVFFAERLTLIQLCSLLLAITGVAMIGSPEFRHNDNAAWGFTSGIISGLMFAAAMASIRKTHDIEITNLIALMLISSAAGALAILPLGLIIDHGHFVPIGWQDIALVIVYGTVMQCVAWGLVAFSIPKLSLALTGLIMLSEPVAALVIDYLLLDKPINALQWFGAFVTLTAIYIGSIVRRP; this is translated from the coding sequence ATTTTATTACTCATCACCGGCTGCGTTTTATTTGGCCTGGGCAGCCTGATTGTTGCATTTGTCGACGTCGGAGCGTACGCCATTGCTTTTTGGCGCTTAGCCATTGCAGCTGGTGTATTTGGCATCATTGCCGTACAACAACGTGCGGCAATGCCGACTTCGCGTATCGCTATGTTGTTTGCAGCACTTTCCGGCATCTTCCTCGCCCTAGACCTTGCCTTGTGGCATGAAAGTATTCACGCCATCGGCCCCGGAATATCGACCCTGCTCAATAGCCTACAAATATTCTTTCTCGCCGGTATCGGTATCGTTTTTTTTGCTGAACGCCTGACCCTAATTCAACTTTGCAGCCTATTACTCGCCATTACCGGCGTGGCGATGATCGGCAGCCCCGAATTTAGGCACAATGACAACGCAGCCTGGGGATTCACCAGCGGTATTATTTCCGGCTTGATGTTTGCCGCTGCGATGGCGAGTATTCGCAAAACCCACGATATTGAAATCACCAACCTGATTGCCTTGATGCTGATTTCGAGCGCCGCCGGTGCACTCGCCATTCTGCCGCTCGGATTGATTATTGATCACGGCCACTTTGTGCCAATTGGCTGGCAAGACATTGCGCTGGTAATTGTCTACGGCACCGTCATGCAATGCGTCGCGTGGGGGCTGGTTGCGTTCTCTATTCCCAAGCTCAGCCTTGCGCTCACCGGATTGATCATGCTCAGTGAACCCGTTGCCGCATTGGTCATTGATTATCTGCTACTTGATAAGCCCATCAATGCTTTGCAATGGTTCGGCGCATTCGTCACCCTCACCGCCATCTACATCGGCTCAATTGTACGCAGACCTTAA
- a CDS encoding lysophospholipid acyltransferase family protein has protein sequence MTKKNQQEQDATFDWQLIHPRFWGHWLLLGLLRFVVLLPYSLRMGIGSLLGKLMFAVMRYRREISIVNIDKAFPELSTSEREQLLDEFSKNLGRGVIEMGMAWFSRDNELLRRCDFEGDEHSLALLQDDDTPVILVGMHTTMLELGLRLLGLYVDAGGLYKPIHDPLIDRWLRQLRGSIATELVQAQNMRHILRFLRDGNNLWYAFDQDMGPRVSVFAPFFGIEAATVNVLPKLRERTDAHWVPVFMWREDDWRYSVRVLPEIEAIEGETDEALMTRVNAIFEQEIRAHPAQYYWVHRRFKSTPTGRIEDYPDKSEM, from the coding sequence ATGACAAAAAAAAACCAACAAGAGCAGGACGCAACATTTGACTGGCAACTGATTCACCCACGGTTTTGGGGGCATTGGCTATTGCTCGGGTTGTTGCGCTTTGTGGTATTACTGCCTTATTCACTGCGTATGGGGATCGGCAGCCTGCTCGGCAAGCTGATGTTTGCGGTGATGCGCTATCGCCGGGAGATCAGTATCGTCAATATTGATAAGGCTTTTCCTGAATTGTCCACCTCGGAGCGCGAACAGCTGCTCGATGAATTTAGCAAGAACCTCGGTCGTGGCGTGATAGAAATGGGTATGGCCTGGTTTTCGCGTGACAATGAGCTATTGCGTCGCTGCGATTTTGAAGGCGATGAACATAGCCTTGCATTACTTCAAGATGATGATACGCCAGTAATACTGGTCGGTATGCATACAACGATGCTTGAGCTGGGGTTGCGTCTGCTTGGACTGTATGTTGATGCAGGTGGGCTATACAAGCCTATTCATGATCCTCTGATTGATCGCTGGTTGCGTCAATTACGTGGCAGTATCGCGACTGAGTTGGTACAGGCACAAAATATGCGCCATATTTTGCGTTTTCTTAGAGATGGCAACAACTTATGGTATGCCTTTGATCAGGATATGGGGCCAAGAGTGAGTGTGTTTGCACCATTCTTTGGCATCGAGGCTGCAACGGTTAACGTCTTACCCAAGCTGCGTGAACGTACTGATGCACACTGGGTGCCGGTATTCATGTGGCGTGAGGATGATTGGCGCTACAGCGTGCGGGTGTTGCCGGAAATTGAGGCAATTGAAGGTGAAACCGATGAAGCACTGATGACGCGGGTCAATGCCATTTTCGAGCAGGAAATCCGTGCCCATCCTGCGCAGTATTATTGGGTACATCGTCGCTTTAAAAGTACGCCAACAGGTCGTATTGAAGACTATCCAGATAAGAGCGAGATGTGA
- a CDS encoding amino acid racemase, translating to MMQKIGLVGGLSWVSTLEYYRCINELAREARGGHFSADIALESIDEGRFLAAQHADPQERECAALIASAVDRVQGSGACVVALCANGLHRFVDDLALLEGTTLVNIAEATAKAVQKAGCSRVGLLGVKATMQGNFYRAALATKGIEVVVPSLEVQEEVHRIIIDELVMNHFSEATAAQMREIVADLDAEAVILGCTEIPLLLPEREVGGKALFATTEIHCREIVRQALL from the coding sequence GTGATGCAAAAAATAGGCTTGGTTGGCGGCTTGAGTTGGGTTTCTACGCTTGAGTATTACCGCTGTATCAACGAATTGGCGCGCGAAGCGCGTGGTGGACATTTCAGCGCTGATATTGCATTGGAAAGTATTGATGAAGGGCGTTTTCTCGCAGCACAACATGCCGACCCTCAAGAGCGTGAGTGTGCTGCGCTTATTGCCTCGGCTGTTGACCGCGTTCAGGGCAGTGGGGCTTGCGTGGTTGCGCTTTGTGCCAATGGCTTGCACCGCTTTGTCGATGATCTCGCGTTACTTGAAGGCACTACTTTGGTCAATATCGCTGAAGCGACAGCCAAAGCAGTACAAAAAGCCGGTTGCTCTCGAGTTGGCTTGCTTGGGGTCAAGGCGACGATGCAAGGGAACTTTTATCGCGCTGCATTGGCGACCAAAGGTATTGAAGTAGTAGTGCCAAGCCTTGAGGTTCAGGAAGAGGTACATAGGATCATCATTGATGAATTGGTGATGAACCATTTTAGCGAAGCGACTGCTGCACAGATGCGTGAAATCGTTGCCGACCTTGATGCTGAAGCAGTGATATTGGGCTGTACTGAAATTCCGCTACTGTTGCCTGAGCGTGAGGTCGGTGGAAAAGCATTATTCGCCACGACTGAAATTCATTGCCGCGAAATCGTACGCCAAGCTTTATTGTGA
- a CDS encoding RluA family pseudouridine synthase, with amino-acid sequence MDTDRVHFLTIEAADDGQRVDNFIRKRYPNLPKSRIYQMLRKGEARLNKKRIKPTDRIQTGDMLRLPPIPDGTRQAQWVPPRWQEVVKSNVLYEDDDFLIINKPAGLAVHSGSGQEFGVIDVVRSEWGEHYAELAHRLDRETSGCLVLGKHRDALAVFQQAMQDDEVEKRYWCLVAGQWDANCTEVSLKLAKRDEGMVVADDGKDAHTWFFIIRALQNLTLLEALLDTGRTHQIRVSVAEKGHPIIGDGKYGDFALNRRFAANGFEGMFLHARSIRFTYKNKVIQTQAPLPEKAQHLLDKLEEVDHDL; translated from the coding sequence ATGGACACTGATCGCGTACACTTTTTGACTATCGAGGCGGCCGATGATGGGCAACGCGTTGATAACTTTATTCGTAAACGCTATCCGAATTTGCCGAAAAGCCGTATTTATCAGATGTTGCGTAAAGGTGAAGCGCGTCTCAATAAGAAGCGCATCAAGCCAACAGACCGTATCCAAACCGGTGATATGTTGCGCTTACCTCCGATCCCTGATGGTACTCGCCAAGCGCAATGGGTACCGCCACGTTGGCAGGAAGTCGTAAAGAGCAACGTGCTGTACGAGGATGATGATTTCCTTATTATCAATAAGCCAGCAGGGTTAGCTGTGCATAGTGGTAGCGGGCAGGAATTTGGCGTGATTGATGTGGTCCGATCAGAGTGGGGAGAGCATTATGCAGAGCTTGCGCACCGTCTTGATCGTGAGACATCAGGCTGTCTGGTGCTGGGTAAGCATCGGGATGCGTTGGCTGTATTTCAGCAAGCAATGCAGGATGATGAGGTGGAAAAGCGCTACTGGTGCTTGGTAGCTGGGCAATGGGATGCGAATTGCACCGAAGTTTCTCTCAAGCTTGCCAAGCGCGATGAAGGCATGGTGGTTGCTGATGATGGTAAGGACGCGCATACGTGGTTCTTCATCATCCGCGCTTTGCAGAATCTGACGTTATTGGAAGCATTGCTCGACACAGGGCGTACGCATCAGATTCGCGTGTCAGTTGCCGAGAAAGGGCATCCGATCATTGGTGATGGTAAATACGGTGATTTTGCGCTGAACCGCCGGTTCGCGGCGAATGGCTTTGAGGGTATGTTTTTACATGCGCGTAGTATCCGCTTTACTTACAAAAATAAAGTTATCCAAACGCAGGCGCCTTTGCCTGAAAAAGCACAACATTTGTTAGATAAACTTGAAGAGGTTGACCATGACTTATGA
- a CDS encoding fumarate hydratase, protein MMSTITQHDFITSITDAFQYISYYHPPDYIHALSEAWAKEESEAAKHAMAQILINSRMCAEGRRPICQDTGIATVFLKIGMDVHWNSTMSITDMINEGVRRAYTHSDNLLRASVVCDPAGIRKNTKDNTPAVIHTEIVPGDKVEITCAAKGGGSENKASFTMLNPSDSIEDWVLDRIPQMGAGWCPPGIIGIGIGGSPEKAMLLAKASLMSHIDIHKIKAKAATGAKLDTLEALRLKLFDQINALGIGAQGLGGLTTVLDVKILDYPTHAASKPVAMIPNCAATRHITFTLDGSGPAYLPPPNLNDWPDITLNQQNVRRINLNALKRENIKDWQAGETLLLSGTLYTGRDAAHKRMADLIENNQPLPVDLNGKMIYYVGPVDPVRDEVVGPAGPTTASRMDKFTTQLLAKTGLLGMIGKSERSPETCEAIAKNKAVYLIAVGGAAYLVSKAIKSAKVIAFPELGMEAIYEFEVEDMPVTVAVDINGHSIHATAPKKWQQKISNIAVKSAPLSGPKPD, encoded by the coding sequence ATCATGAGCACAATTACACAACACGATTTCATCACCAGCATTACAGATGCATTTCAATATATTAGCTACTACCACCCTCCTGACTATATTCATGCACTTAGTGAGGCTTGGGCAAAGGAAGAAAGTGAAGCTGCCAAACATGCCATGGCACAAATATTGATCAACAGCCGTATGTGTGCTGAAGGTCGCCGGCCGATATGTCAGGACACAGGGATTGCGACAGTCTTTTTAAAAATAGGCATGGACGTACACTGGAATAGCACGATGAGCATCACCGATATGATTAATGAAGGTGTTCGCCGGGCTTATACACATTCAGACAATCTCTTACGCGCTTCTGTTGTATGTGACCCAGCTGGCATCCGCAAAAACACCAAGGACAATACACCCGCCGTCATTCATACCGAAATCGTCCCCGGAGATAAAGTCGAGATAACCTGCGCAGCCAAAGGAGGTGGATCAGAAAACAAAGCCAGCTTTACCATGCTTAACCCTTCTGATTCTATTGAGGACTGGGTACTTGACCGCATTCCCCAAATGGGTGCTGGATGGTGCCCACCCGGCATCATCGGTATTGGCATTGGTGGCTCTCCTGAAAAAGCAATGCTGCTTGCGAAGGCATCACTAATGAGCCATATAGATATCCACAAGATCAAGGCAAAAGCTGCAACAGGTGCAAAACTCGATACATTGGAAGCATTGCGTTTAAAGCTTTTTGACCAGATCAATGCGCTGGGTATTGGTGCGCAAGGATTAGGAGGATTGACGACGGTACTTGACGTAAAAATTCTCGACTACCCCACACATGCTGCATCAAAACCCGTTGCGATGATTCCAAACTGCGCAGCAACGCGCCATATTACTTTCACGCTGGATGGTAGTGGCCCAGCTTACCTACCTCCACCAAATCTGAACGACTGGCCGGATATTACTCTTAACCAACAAAATGTCCGCCGCATTAACCTCAACGCACTTAAACGGGAAAATATCAAAGACTGGCAAGCTGGAGAGACTCTATTACTCAGTGGCACGCTTTATACCGGGCGTGATGCAGCACATAAACGCATGGCTGATCTGATTGAAAACAATCAACCGCTACCGGTGGATTTAAACGGAAAAATGATTTATTACGTTGGCCCCGTTGACCCGGTTAGAGATGAGGTAGTTGGTCCTGCTGGCCCTACAACAGCTTCAAGAATGGATAAGTTCACCACACAACTACTCGCCAAAACAGGCCTGCTTGGCATGATCGGAAAATCCGAGCGCAGCCCCGAAACATGCGAAGCCATCGCTAAAAATAAAGCAGTCTATCTAATTGCGGTTGGTGGAGCAGCCTATCTCGTATCGAAGGCCATCAAAAGCGCAAAGGTTATTGCATTTCCGGAACTGGGCATGGAAGCCATATACGAATTTGAAGTAGAAGATATGCCCGTTACCGTTGCTGTAGATATAAATGGCCATTCCATTCATGCTACGGCACCAAAAAAATGGCAACAAAAGATTTCCAATATTGCCGTTAAAAGCGCTCCCCTTAGCGGCCCAAAGCCAGATTAG
- a CDS encoding c-type cytochrome, which yields MMATVQQTSIPGYAKTMMIIAFVFMPIFLILPFFFWGNTDTSVDIDRINLIEARILPVGKLNVGEAAPAVASSAETAAFDPQQTYDSVCAACHATTALGAPVFGNHDDWQARLDHAGSLETLVQDGIKGIGAMPPKGGAPISDEQFHDMVVFMLDHADVSH from the coding sequence ATGATGGCAACAGTGCAACAAACCTCTATCCCGGGCTATGCCAAAACGATGATGATCATCGCATTTGTCTTTATGCCCATATTTCTTATTCTTCCCTTCTTTTTCTGGGGAAATACCGACACCTCTGTCGATATTGACCGTATCAACTTAATCGAAGCCCGTATCCTTCCGGTCGGTAAGCTAAATGTTGGCGAAGCCGCACCAGCTGTTGCTTCAAGCGCAGAAACAGCCGCATTTGATCCTCAACAGACCTACGACAGCGTTTGCGCTGCCTGCCACGCGACAACAGCACTTGGTGCACCTGTCTTTGGTAACCATGATGACTGGCAAGCACGCCTTGACCACGCAGGCTCACTCGAAACATTGGTACAAGACGGCATCAAAGGTATTGGCGCCATGCCACCAAAAGGTGGCGCACCAATTAGCGACGAACAGTTCCACGACATGGTCGTCTTCATGCTTGACCACGCGGACGTTAGCCACTAA
- the purB gene encoding adenylosuccinate lyase, with translation MTLSLNSLTAVSAVDGRYGDKTAALRELFSEYGLIKYRYRVELRWLQTLANHEGISELQPLSAEGQQFIDQLYDGFDLATAEAIKDIERTTNHDVKAVEYQLKKDLANNDELKGKIEFVHFACTSEDINNLSYAMMLRDGRDLILARYQRIADLLAELAEREANTAMLSRTHGQPASPTTLGKEIANVHYRLTRQLNQLAKQEMLAKINGAVGNFNAHSITYPEVDWPQLAEKFVKNTLGLTYNPMTTQIEPHDYVAELLDNLARINTILLDFARDIWGYISFNYFKQKVIAGEVGSSTMPHKVNPIDFENAEGNFGIANALNQHLAGKLPVSRFQRDLTDSTVLRSLGTAFGHALIALAALEKGIGKLEVNHDVIAADLAANPEVLGEAVQTVMRRYDIPEPYEKLKALTRGQKITPEKLAAFIDALDLPDEAKTRLRNLAPKDYIGLAASLAKQS, from the coding sequence ATGACCCTATCTCTTAACTCTCTTACCGCCGTCTCAGCCGTTGATGGTCGCTATGGCGACAAAACCGCTGCACTGCGTGAACTGTTCAGCGAATACGGCTTAATTAAATACCGCTACCGCGTCGAGCTGCGTTGGCTACAAACACTCGCCAATCACGAAGGGATCAGCGAACTACAGCCACTTTCTGCTGAGGGTCAGCAATTTATCGATCAGCTTTATGATGGCTTCGACCTCGCCACTGCTGAAGCAATCAAAGACATTGAGCGCACCACTAACCACGACGTCAAAGCCGTTGAATACCAGCTCAAAAAAGACCTCGCCAATAACGACGAACTCAAAGGCAAAATCGAGTTTGTCCACTTCGCCTGCACTTCGGAAGACATCAACAACCTTTCCTACGCAATGATGCTACGCGATGGCCGCGACCTTATTTTGGCCCGCTACCAACGTATTGCAGACCTGCTCGCCGAACTTGCTGAACGCGAAGCCAATACCGCAATGCTCTCGCGCACCCACGGTCAGCCTGCTTCACCAACCACACTCGGCAAGGAAATCGCCAACGTTCATTACCGCTTGACTCGCCAGCTGAATCAGCTTGCCAAGCAAGAAATGCTCGCTAAAATCAATGGTGCGGTCGGTAACTTCAACGCACACAGCATCACTTACCCTGAAGTTGATTGGCCACAACTGGCAGAAAAATTCGTCAAAAATACCCTTGGGCTCACTTACAACCCAATGACGACGCAAATTGAACCACATGACTACGTTGCTGAACTGCTCGACAACCTCGCACGCATCAATACCATCCTGCTCGACTTTGCGCGCGACATTTGGGGCTACATCAGCTTCAACTACTTCAAGCAAAAAGTGATTGCTGGCGAAGTTGGCTCATCAACCATGCCGCACAAAGTCAACCCTATCGACTTCGAGAATGCCGAAGGCAATTTCGGTATTGCCAACGCGCTTAACCAACACCTCGCCGGCAAGCTGCCAGTATCGCGCTTCCAACGCGACCTGACCGACTCTACCGTCCTACGCAGCCTCGGCACCGCATTTGGTCATGCTCTGATTGCGCTCGCTGCGCTGGAAAAAGGCATTGGCAAGCTCGAAGTGAACCACGACGTGATTGCTGCTGACCTCGCAGCGAACCCCGAAGTCCTCGGCGAAGCCGTACAAACCGTGATGCGCCGCTACGACATCCCTGAGCCATACGAAAAGCTCAAAGCACTCACTCGTGGGCAAAAAATCACGCCAGAAAAGCTCGCTGCATTCATTGATGCTCTCGACCTACCTGACGAAGCCAAAACCCGCCTGCGCAACCTTGCGCCGAAAGATTACATCGGCTTGGCTGCTTCGCTGGCTAAGCAATCATAG